In Rutidosis leptorrhynchoides isolate AG116_Rl617_1_P2 chromosome 6, CSIRO_AGI_Rlap_v1, whole genome shotgun sequence, the DNA window atactttgagttgtgatcgagtctgagacatgtatacaatgggtaatgacacgtattaattaattcgaatataatatattaaactatatatgaattattggactactaactgtggacaactaacattggacaattaaaatgaataaaaatattgactataacatatgaaactaaacatttcttcaagtttgccacttgatttcatcttaaacatcctttgtaccttgacgattgcaatcagcgtttaatcatctaaaaacacaattctcttgaaaccacctcggattgataactgataattcagatatggtagcattaaatacagaggaaacagaaaaattgtagatggtcttaacggccaaaagtttgataataaagaatggagggttgggaacgctcgatagaaaatttggtactgaaaaacggattgagcaaaccatgaaggagaccgaggacaaatacaaggaccaaaccctatatttaaagaattcggataattctgtatccgatgaaatctttagagaatatcttgctccgtactcatgttaaatcttgtgaaaaatctttcttcatcaaccttcgatcttagaaattctgaaaatatcatcataaatatcgtcgatatttctgaggatattttcataactcttcttgtccggaattatttatctcttcgtgctatctatattacatcataaaagaaactgttttatttCTAAGTTCTATaaacttcgagtttaaattatgaatgatttctggagaagtgttggggattgaagcatgagttagtataatataatgacgtcaggccaacgtggttatattacagtaggtcatgctaaatttctaatggaacgtgatgatggttcacagtagaccataccctcatcattttccatattacataactctttcattctaattaacctttgaacatatcaagaaaatatattcttgatagttctatcctaagTGATACTGGTaagttaacaaatcaaatcgtgcgattacctTCCCTTTCTGCCTATAAACTTAGTTATGTTCTttcgaacttcatacctacaaaccaagacgtcttgatcgctttacttcaggtcaggaaaagaaaacaaaagcatagagctccgaaatataagcacgacaacataaaaattacaaaccgtgtatatcaaggcgtatagcaatataaagacacgggagaattataaatacaacaatcccgagagcgaagtagaagtaaacagatttctccTGTGAGAGTTGGAATaggaggatgattgttgcgatagtcagaatgaggtcaatgatcagaactggattaagcattttcaaaatcgtttgaaaatatgaattgaaaaagaaaagtatagaagtgatgaagataatggaacggtagaggtaaatttataaaggaaaaaccCGACAAAGCAaacgagacagatgaccgcatttaattaaagaggatcctaaatttccttaattaccgaaaaatcaaatcttatatacatttcgaagattatctctaaattccttgaattccggaaatccaccgtgactacgtcaaaagttaaacctctatctcaatcttttgtgatagcttcactcgtacgcctcgagtaatcgaattattttatcaatattactcaatgttaataaaactctaattatcaactcataatcgtcatgaaaacatttttattgttagccatgacgacctcgatcaaatttcgggacgaaatttctttaacgggtaggtactgtgacgacccggaaaaaatttcgactaattttgaaccaaactcacgatacgatttcataattttgacacgataagaaaagtctgtaaggttgagtctcaaaaattttgaactattctcatacattcaaatgaccttcgaccattcccgacgattcacgaacaactagttgtaaatagatatgtgtatatatatatatatataataattggaagtataatttgaaatattaaatgttgttgttatgaaatatgatattataataattattatgtgaaaacatatatatatatatatatatatatatatatatataaataaaagtatattaaaaataaatattaaataattataatactcgtttgatgtttcgatagaTATTAATcaggttaaaaacgaacttatgtgattttaaaataaacggtgatccgaaaataagttctataaattttaggctactaaaaatgtatttaggatctagttattaaattttaacattttttttatattttacccagaatcgagagggacagttgatgtaatttttatttaataaattaatgaccaaattttataccataatgactgaaataaataaaggaatttaatttagaaATTTAGaaattttctgaacacttttatccacaACCGATTAACGATGGAGAACGAAATCTAGTCCGTGAAGAAAATAAAAACAAAAGTAGCCTGGCGGCTATACTATTTGTGACTTATTAATTTGGATGCTACTGTTTTTAGTCCCACCATCTTTGATCTATGATTTATATAatatacttataaaaatacaaaggaGATAAATATATCTCGGCCATCATGTGATATCTTATGTTAAATTACTGTTGTTGTTTTGATTCCACTTTTATATATACAAACGTGCATGATATAGACATACACACTATAACCTTTTTCTTTTAACATATTTTAATCAATTCATATCTATTTAAGATGTGCTACGGCTTTATGAAATCAACTAAAAAGAACACTACCTATTACTCTTTCGGGTTACTACACATCGAAGATCACCACCACCTTAGCCTTACCTTTGACATCACCTTCAACTCTCATTAATCTATCGACTACAACCTGTTGCGTGTGTGTTCGGTCATAGCCACCACTACACCACCTCACAACAACACCATCCCATGTTCATCGTTTTCTTCTCCAACCACAAAGAACCATGTGAAATCGCCACTATGGTTTGCAGCTGCTATGCTGTGTGTTGTCCGGGAAACAAACCGTAATACCATCACCTCTTTCTCATTTTCTGTTCCGGTGTGAATACCCAAACAAAACCATCGAAACACCCATATATATTGCAACTTCTGTCGTTATTCTTATAGTTCAAACAGTAGCTTTTGTTTGTCGTGAACCACCAGAACATCAACACACCACCAAACCGTCACCTTGGTTACTTCATTCGTTCGCTTTGCTGCTACTGTACTGCTATGACTACTGCTCTCATCCACTTCTTGATAGTGACAACGGTAACAATGAATGATGATACTCGAGCTATATATTATATAGACGTCAATTATGAAACATGGAatttaacaaaaaataaaaaaaataaaaaaaaataaaaatagaaatgagTTGATAAAATGGTAACGTGGCAAAACAAGTTGGTGAGTGGGTATGGACTGTCGGGTCAAAAGGAATTTAATCACCACAGAATCTGAAACGAGTAGACTTTATATCCAAAGAAATTATTGGGCCCTTATCATACTCTTGCTTTGCTCAAACAAAACCACCTGTAAGTCACTAGTACTATTATATATATTCGGTGTAGGTTAGTAAGAGTAGGGCAGTGATGACATGGCGATGTAAACATCAAAATTTTTGTTGCCTTATACTTCTATAATTGGAGATCCTAAATCGAGCATATGACCGACACTATGCTATTTCTTTTTGATTTTTGGGTCGTTCCTATATAAGCCCAACAACACACCTTTGAATTACAAACAACCCACACATATTTGGGCTTCTTGGGCCGCATCTACTACAACTCCATACGCGATTTGGCTGCTTGAGTAAACCGGTGTAGCATCAGGAGGAAATCACGAAGGTTAACCACCCACTTTCTTGAGCCATGGATCAATCCTACATAACATGATAATTATAAGCATGATGTTCgataataatgaaaaatgaaatggaTAATAGGTGATGATTTGATCATGAGGACATGATAATTAGATAATGATGATATTGATTGTAGATGATGCATGACGATGGTGGTTATATTGTTATGATGTCGTGTATGATGTATGTTGATCAATAATGATGATGACGAAGCTTGAATATCGTGGTGAGGTTACCcatgatgatatatgatatatgatatataatatatgatatatgataatgaataatgatactcgaaataataagttaatgatgatgacgatCGGTTAAGATATTGATGATCATTATTGATGATCGTGAGGTTATGATTTATGTTGATGAATCGAAGACGTTTagattgttatcgggttagcgggacgtcgcgggttcaaacccggacttgggcatttattttaaaaggactacttctttgaggtagtattactattaccgttattattattattattattattattattattattattattattattattattattattattattattatattattattgtgactattattattattattattattattattattattattattattattattattactaataaaattatcattttattactaaaattatcattttattactaaaattatcatttttattaaagactatcatttttgttaaaaatatcatttttattattattatcattattattattttgacattaatattattattttaatattattattattattattattattattattattattattatcatttttattaatactagtatcattattattatcataacaattgttattattattattattattattataaaacgaaacaactttttagttaatattattaatattaccaaataactattagttatataaaactatacctaatacatataaaataactatatttttatttatttaaagtacataaaatgaatacatttatgaaacatacaagttattaatataaaatgatagcattaataaatatatatatatatatatatatatatatatatataaatttattgaattacaactatatgtgttaatatatatataaatggtataggttcgtgaatccgaggccaaccctgcattgttcaatgtcgtcatatgtatttttactacaaaatacagtatagtgagtttcatttgctccctttttaaatgcttttgcaatatatatttttgggactgagaatacatgcgctgttttataaatgtttgacaaaatagacacaagtaatcgaaactacattctatgttgaattatcgaaccgaatatgcccctttttagcttggtagcctaagaattagtgtttattataattgccaataattgacgcgaatcctaaagatagatctatgggcactaacaagccccagtcaaagaatttgaactgctttagtacttcgatttatcatatccgatgagagtcccggaatgatggggatattctatatgcatcctgttaaggtcggttaccaggtgttcagcatatgaatggattttatagcagtgagcagacctgcactttgaaatgaaaatgaaatcttgtggtctattgaaattattaaaatgattgtttatgataaacctatgaactcaccaaccttttagttgacactttaaagcatgtttattctcaggtatgaaagaaatattccgctgtgcattcgctcatttttgAGATATTACACGGAGTTATTAATGACATATTTAggacaatacctcgcaatgggaccaaatgttgatgacttcgtccagatggattaggacgggtctctacaactaCTTTGTGGAGAACCCAAGGTATCCTGCGAAACAATTTAAAGGATTAGAATGCGCAGAGAATTGGTTTTGCGTCCATGTCATTCGACATTCTATCACACTAAAGAGTTCTGAAACTACACTGATGTTTACCGAAAATACATATCATCGGTGAATTTGGTGTTCAAGTATCTTGGTGTTAAAATATGCGTCGATTATAGTGAAAAGGAAGATGAAATACATAGACGCTCTCTGACGCCCTGATACAAACTACTTAAACAACAAAACGTAGATTATTGTTTTGGTGTTGAAGTAGTTTGCATCAATGTCAGAGGGCGTCCATGTCATTAGGCATTCTATCACGCTAAAGAGTTTTGAAACTAGACTGATACTTATAAATCGCTGACCTAAAATACATATCATCGGTCATCAACCGAACTTTTTGTTTTGCAGTTTTTTGTGTGAAGTATAttagatatatactccgtatttaatATTTGATTTAATTAATACAACAAAATAGAATGACCATTTTAACATTGAAATTAAGAAAAGATTAATTTTTTAGAAAATTGTGAACCTCATATCAGTTTGTGTGGCATAGATTGAGATAAGCCTTTTCTCCCAAAATCCACCCTCTCCCCCATTCATCATCTCCCAAAAATCATTCCATTCCCATTTACAGACCACAAACACATTCAATTTAGATCTGTGTGTTACCCCCAATTCACCACCAATCTCAATGGCCAACATGATCATGGCTTCATCCAAAACCCTAATCACCTCTCCACCAACCCCAATCAAATCAATGGCATCACCATCACCacaaccaccacaatcacaaccacaaaaACCCCTAATTTCATTCTcccccaaaaccctaaccctagccgcCACCACAATCGCCACCGCCATCGCCGCCACACCACTCCCTTCACTCGCCGAAGAATTCGAAAAAGCACAACTTTTCGACTTCGATCTCACTCTCCCAATCATCGCCGCTGAATTTCTGTTCCTCATGTTCACACTCGACAAATTATACTACTCGCCATTAGGTAATTTCATGGACAAAAGAGACTCCGAAATTAAAGAGAAGTTAAGCAGCGTCAAAGACACGTCAGCAGAAGTAAAACAACTGGAAGAACAAGCGGCGGCGATTATGCGAGCTGCAAGAGCTGAGATTGCGGCGGCGTTAAATCAGATGAAAAAAGAAACCGCCGGCGAAGTTGACGCGAAATTAGCGGAAGGACGGAAGAAAGTTGAAGCTGAATTACAAGAAGCGTTGGTGAGTCTGGAGAATCAAAAACTTGAAACCATTAAATCACTTGATTCACAGATTGCTGCTCTTAGTCAAGAAATTGTCAACAAGGTCCTTCCAGTTTAATAATATGCATATATAGTCCTTTCAATGTTGGATAAACGGTTCTAGATTCGATTTAAGTGGGAATGATGATATAAACTTGTTTATAATTTGGATGATTCGGATTTGGATCCGGGTTTTATTTGTAATGAAGCTATTGTTaattgttaaataataataatgttttttcCCTATTGATGCAAGTTCTATATATCATATTCTTCCTAATTTCCATTTTTTCACTAGTGTTTGTTGATAATGTACTTGATCTGCATGAAATCTTTCCCATAAACAATGTATAAAATCAAAGTTTAGTACATTACCGCTCCAGAATAATATGGGTCGCGAGTGCATGACCGTTGATTCAAGTGGTCATAAAACTGTTAAACTTGTTGAAAGCAACATTATTTCAAACAGTAACCTGTTGGATAAGCAAAAGCGCCGATGTAATCATCGAATGTGCTTGTTAATAATGTACTCGATCTGCATGAAGTATCTTCCATTTCGTTACTTTCTAAATCATCAAATGAAAACGATCGTCCAAGTCTTATTGAAGAGTTGTCAGCATGATCACTTTCTTTTGCGAAGCCTTCTTGTTTTCTGTTAGAAAATAACCCTTTAATCCAGTTGGATCGAGACTTTTTATTAGTGCCATTATCTTTATGACCTCCGTTAACTTTATTTCGGAGTAGTGTTTGCTTGTTTTTCATGTCTCCAGACAAATTTGATTTTGTTGATGACCTAATTCCAAAAATGGGTAAGGAGCAGCTTAGTTCTTCTTTAAGTTTCAGGTCAATGCTTGTTGGGTTGACCCGGCAATACTTTTTGTCATATTTATGAAGCTTTTCATGATGTATAACATATGTAGTGATGGAAAAACTTTTTCTTATACAGATCTTGTAGTTAAAATAAGATCGGATATTTCAAGTATTTGAGAGCACTTTAGACAAATTTCAACCTGTTTAGCCTACTCAACCCATTTCATCAGCACCCGTGAAAGCCAGTGTGTTCTAttttacccgtttgacccattATCAGTAAATTCTAACCCAATCGACTCATTCAAAAATAACAAAATGTTTAAAATTTGCATAGACTAATTAATAAAAGCTTACCCCTCGGATTCATTTGGAATGCGATAAAAAGTCTCTGATGCTTCCCCTGCAAGAATATAAGCGGGTGTATGTCGAACAAATTGAATCTGTACAGAAAACAAAACCCATTTACTTCAATTCTATATCTTCAAGATATAAGTAGCCCGAACACAAAATTATAGTAACACCGCGAAACAAAGCACTAACGAACACCAAAAAACTGTTCTGTTTCTAAATGTATCAATGGATGCGACTTTTTAAGCAGCTGACTATTAAAAAGTTCTATACAGAAACAACAAAATTAGCTAATTGACACTTTGATCCACTTTGGATTCAAGTTTATTTAACACACGCACATGAACATATATATTATATCTAATCTGATAGTTAGCATTATCTGAAAATGCCTTCTACTAGATGAACAAAAGAAGCACAAATCAATCAGTCACATACCTGATCACCATTCTTGATCCCAAAACGTGTAATAGGATCACGATCACGAAGAAGCTTCATATGCTCAAAACATAAGCAGAAATGACTCCATACATGTGACCTACAAGCACAATCAGCTGTAAAAGATGAGACTGTTTTTCCAACATTAGACATATCATATTTTCAAAGAATATTTCACTAAAAAGGTGACCGAAGGTTTCATCCTGATGGGCGGTAGGACTATTATGTTCGTCCGAATTGCATAAAATGTACAACAAACAAAGCATATTATACCAGAAATAAACGCAGGGGGTCCACATCTCTCCGCCAACATGACCATAACTTCCCTCACGGCTTCATTAGGTGCCTATCTAACATGTTTCAAAGGCCAAAATCTCATTTTCATGGTGGTCTAAGATgaaaatttttaacatttttttttttttttttttttttgaatcttttTGCAATTATGTTCCATTTGTAAGTAGAACTGAAGTTTATATAATTTCGTTTGCTAAAGATCATGAATTGTTCCATCAATCAGATGATTATGTTACAGTTTTTCCTAAATTTAGCCTTTTCTAAATCACTAATATCAACATCTCTCATATGTAAACAGAGTGACGTAAATTAGTCATCGTATATACCACGAAATCTCGCAATCTCCATGGTTAGGTAAATGACTGAAAGCAGATTCAACAGCTTGCTTCACTTTCACAACCGTTGCTTTCTTCGTAACAAAAATATCTGAGTCACATGATCGTTaaaaactcttattattattataaacatcattcaattaacaaaataaaaataaaaaaaaacatattGTACCGAATGACGATCCGTCTAATTTAAGGACGGAAAGTCTGATCAGTTGCGAGCAGAGTTTTCCGGATAAAAGTCGCTTTTGAGAGCTGCGTTGATCAGACAATGGCAATCGAAATGAAGATTCGGTTGTAAACGGAGATGATTGAGTTGTCTCGAAATGATTAAAACCATTATTACGATTGTGTGCTGAATCGTTCTTGTGATCCTGCCGTTTTATCAACGATCTTGGCATTTcttaattatattaaatttatgattATGTGATTGCAATGAGATTGAAAATCGTTAGAAATTGGCAAAGTTATAGAATTAATATATTTCGTTAGGGTTGCGAATTTTATTGACAATAAAATTTGACGGGTTCTTTTCGCGCGCTTTTTTCTTAAGACGTCCAAAGAACTTTGAATTGTTACGGAGTATTTGTTAACTAGTGGGTGGGCCGGCCCATTTGGGCCCAATTTTTTGAGAATGATTGTCTGACTTTGTTGACTAAAGGAGAAGTTTGAAAAGCAAAACGACAATATTTGGGGTAATAGGACAAGTACCCTTTTGAGTTTTGACTTTTAGTTTCTTTATTGTTCAATATTTTATTGAGAtattttaaattaattatttatttttataacgtCTTAGGAGCTGATTCGTACACCATCAAATTTAGCCATACAACACTAAATATgcattacagtgttgtacagtacaatattttaatgtatttttGTGGTGTATGGCTAAAATTTAGTGGTGTACGAATTAGTTCcccaaaaaaaaaataagaaacttATGTTCTATTATGCCTTTAATGTATTGTATGTGAATGAGATTAAAAGGGAAAGAAAAAtaagggtaaaactggaaagtaaacagaaaatacaaaatacaatactTTTATGATATTTTCTTAAACTATGTGTTTTTTGTCTGAAGACAATTATTATGGAACGGagtgattatttattatttatattagtaaAAGTAAATTAATTACTCCACTATTTTCAATTTTGTATTTTGCTTTTCTCAAATAATTTTATTTTTATGTTCAAAAAAGTTTCATATTTCTTCAATATGCAACATATTTTTACTTCTATTTTTGTttcaatttgtatttttagttttattttatttatgttaaTTAATCTTAATCAATACCTAAAATCTTAATAGCAACAATACATTACGTTACGCATTAAACAAAAGAAATGGATTGAAAGTATGATGAAGACATGAAGTGTTTAGACTTCAAAGAATAGGCTATAAAAAACAGAAGAAATTAATATTATATTCAGTTTTGTTTAACAAGCAATTTTCAATCATGAGTGTCAAAGAACTTTTGAGACTTAAAGCACTACTTTTGATGTGTAATTATTATAatcacccgtcctaatccatcttggacgaatacattacatttggttacatcgcgaggtacttgacctctatatgatgcattttataaacattgcattcgtttttaaaagacaaactttcatttcatcgaaagttgacggcatgcatacaatttcacaatatatccaactataattgacttaataataatcttgaagaactcgacgactcgaatgcaacgtcttttgaaatatgtcatgaatgactccaagtaatatctctaaaatgagcatatgcacagcggaagatttctttcatacctgagaataaacatgctttaaagtgtcaaccaaaaggttggtgagttcattagtttatcataaataatcatttcataattttaatagaccacaagatttcatatttccatttctcataaacatcatgcataaaaaatcattaatatggattgaacacctggtaaccgacattaacaagatgcatatagaatatccccatcatttcgggacacccatcggacatgataatttcaaagtactaaagcattccaaattccagaatgggacttgttgggcccaatagatctacctttaggattcgcgtcaattaggggtgcactaattctcaaaattagtgatgttccctaattcttaggctaccaagctaaaaggggcatattcggcttcgatctattcaaccatataatgtagtttcgattacttgtgtctatttcgtaaaacagttataaaagcgcatgtattctcagtcccaaaaatatatattgcaaaagcatttaaaaagggagtaatgaaactcacaatactgtatttcg includes these proteins:
- the LOC139851727 gene encoding ATP synthase subunit b', chloroplastic-like, translated to MANMIMASSKTLITSPPTPIKSMASPSPQPPQSQPQKPLISFSPKTLTLAATTIATAIAATPLPSLAEEFEKAQLFDFDLTLPIIAAEFLFLMFTLDKLYYSPLGNFMDKRDSEIKEKLSSVKDTSAEVKQLEEQAAAIMRAARAEIAAALNQMKKETAGEVDAKLAEGRKKVEAELQEALVSLENQKLETIKSLDSQIAALSQEIVNKVLPV